The sequence GCGGCGGTCGACGCGATCCTGTCCGGCGTGATCGACGCGTCCTTCCGTGCCGTCCCCGGATCCGGCGGGCAGCTCCCGGACGGCATAGGGGCGGCCCGGGCCTTCGACGAGCGCGTCCAGCTCCTCGTCGGGCCGGGTCACCTGCTCGCCGCCGCCGGGGCGGTCACGCCCGCCGAGCTGGTCGGGCACCGGATCTGGATGCCCGGCATCGTGCCCGGCACCGAATGGGCCGCCTACTACGGCGATCTCGCCGCCGCGTTCGGGCTCACCATCGAGGTCACCGGCCCCGACTTCGGCGTCGAGCCGCTGCTGGACACCATCGCCGAGTCGCCGTCACTGGCCACCCTCGTCGGCGAGCAGACAGGTTTCAGCTGGCCCGCGGACCATGATCTGCGGCGCATACCGGTGCGGGACCCGACTCCGGTCTACCCGCACTCACTGCTGTGGCACCGCGACAACGCGCACCCGGCACTGGCCGCGCTCCGCGACCACCACCGCTCCGGCCCGCGTGCGCACTCGGGCGCCGAGACCTGGACCCCGGCATGGGCCTAGCGGTCCGGACATGAGGGGGCTCCGGAACTCCGACCGGAGTTCCGGAGCCGCCTCATGTCCGACGGGCGTCAGGCCTGGACCGCGGCCTGTTCGGAGGCGTCCTGCCGGTCCGTCGTGGCGCTGTCGGCCGCGACGGGGCGGGCGGCCGGGATGACGGCCGCGATGACGGCGGCCACCAGGGCGACGGCGCCGCCGATGATCAGGGCGGTACGGAAGCCGTCCTCGGAGGTGATGCTGAAGCCGCCCATGGTGACGGTCATCTGGGAGAGGACCACGCCGACGACGGCGGCGCCCACGGACGTGCCGAGGGAGCGCATGAGGGTGTTGAAGCCGTTGGCGGCGGCGGTCTCGGAGAGCGGGACCGAGCTCATGATGAGTGCGGGCATCGCCCCGTAGGCGAGGCCCACACCACTGCTGGTGATCATGAGGACCAGCATCAGGCCCCAGGCGGAGCCCAGCAGCGCCAGGGACACGCCGTAACCGGCGGCGATGACGAGGATGCCGGAGATCAGCGTGAACTTCGGGCCGCGTGCGTCGGTGAGCTTTCCGCCGAGCGGGGAGACGACCATCATCATGATGCCGCCGGGGGCCATCCACAGGCCGGCCGCGAGCATCGACTGGCCCAGGCCGTAGCCGGTCGCCTCGGGGAACTGCAGCAGCTGCGGAACGATCAGCATGCCGGCGTACATGCCGAAGCCGACGAAGAGCGAGGCGAGGTTGGTGAGCAGGACCCGGGGGCGGGCCGTGGTGCGCAGGTCGACCAGCGGGTCCCGGGTGCGGGTCTCCCACACGCCCCAGGCCAGCAGCACCACGACGGCGGCGGCGAACAGGCCGAGGGTCGTCGCCGAACCCCAGCCCCACTCCGCGCCCTTGGAGACCGCGAGCAGCAGGCAGACCAGGCCGACGCCGAGTCCGATCGCGCCGGGCGCGTCGAAGCGCTGACCCTTGGCTCCGGCGGGGACGTCCGGGATCAGGAACCAGATCAGGACGGCGATCGCCACGGCCAGGACGGCGGAGCCCCAGAACAGCACGCGCCAGTTCGCGTACTGGGCGACCGCGGCGGCGATCGGCAGGCCGAGTCCGCCTCCGATGCCCATGGACGCGCTGACGAGCGCGATCGAGGAGCTGAGCTTCTCGGCCGGCACCACGTCACGCAGGAGCGCGATACCCAGCGGCACCATGCCCATGCCCATGCCCTGCAGACCGCGGCCGACGATCATCGGGACGACGGACGACGACAGCGCGCACACCACCGAGCCCACGATGAGGGGGACGGAGCAGGCGAGGAGCATCCGCCGCTTGCCCAGCAGGTCGCCCAGGCGTCCGGTGACGGGCACACAGACAGCCGCCACCAACAGGGTGACCGTGATCACCCACGCGGTGTTCGAGGACGAGCTGTGCAGGATCTGGGGCAGATCCGCGATGAGCGGCGTGACCAGGGTCTGCATGATCGCCGCCGTGGTGCCCGCGAAGGCCAGCGTGGCGATCACGCCGTTGGTGTGGCGGGGTATCGGTGGGGTTCCCATCAAGGGACTCCTCGCATCTCTTTCGGGCTACTGAGGATGCAGTGTACATACCTTGTGCATCATGCATGACATGTGCTCATTGCATAGCCTGTGCAAAGATGGCAGCCGGGACCACCGCAGAACGAGCCGCGTCGGTCCCGTCGCGAAAGTGGGAGGCAGTGGCGCATGGGCAGGCCGACGTACGAGGTCGAGTACGAGCAGATGCTGCTCGGCAGGCACGCGCTCGCAGCGCACGGCGGGCGCAGCAAGGAGAGCGTGCTGGAGCGGAGCTCCTACATTTTGCTCAGCCGCATCCGCGTACAGGGGCCCATGTCGATCGGTGAGCCGAGCGACGCGTTCGGCCTCGACGCCTCCACGCTCAACCGGCAGACCGCCTCGGCCATGCGCGCCGGACTCGCGGAGCGCATCCCCGACCCCGACGGCGGACTGGCCCGCAAGTTCCGCATCACGGACAAGGGGGCCCGGATTCTCGACGAGGAGCGCGAGCGGACCGTCGGCTCCCTCGACCGGGTCATGGCCGACTGGTCCGACGAGGACATCGCGGAGTTCGCCGGCTACCTGCGGCGCTTCAACACCGGCATCGAGCGGCTCGGCGGACGCCCCTGGCCACGCCCGTGACGGCGGCCGTCGTGAGCGGGATCGCCGACACCTCGACCCAACTCCCGGTGTACGCACGGCAGTAGAGGCAAGGAGGGGTTCGGCGGGAGGCGCGGTGACGGGTTCGCGGAGCCCGCGGAGGGGTACTCATGAGCCCTATGAGGGAGACCGGAAGATACCAGGCGCGGGGGCCCTGCGGCCCAGCAAGTGCCGCGGAGACCGAAAGCCCTTGCCCCTGAGGCACCGATCGACCCTCGCGGGGCCTCACCCGTCCCCTCACCCACACCCCTCACCGAGTGACCGGCCCGGCGTCCGAGGCCGGCACCACTGATACGCACGAACGAGCCAGATCGACCAAAAGGCCTCGCTTCACGGTCTCGCCGAATAGCGTGCGAGAAATCGAACACCTCTCCCCACCTCCCTGCGGTCCGTGCACGTGACGGACCCCTGCCGCGCTAGGAGAACCGGGATGTCCGACGACCCCTCGGATGCGTACGCCGCTCAGCCCCACCCAGCCAGGCACCCCACAGCCACACCCGCCTGGGCCACCACAGAAGAGCACTTACCCGAGCGCATCGCGCGCCCCTCCACGCCCGGACACCACAGGGATCTGCGCATCCTGCGCCGGGCCTACCGCCGACAGCGCCGAGTCGCCACCTTCACCGCTCTCGGCTACTTCACGATCTTCCTGATCCTCTCCGTCCGCGCCCCGTCGTTCATGACGGAGCCCGTCACCGGCGGCCTCTCCACCGGCATGGTGCTCGGCCTGGTCCAACTCCCCGTCACCTGGCTCGCGATCGTGCTCTTCGAGTACACGGCCAGCCGGTACGTCGACCCTCTCGCGCGCCGTATGCGGCAACGCACGGCCCTGCTCGCCGAGCGGGAGCCCGGACAATGACGGAGTTCAGCGGCACCGCGCAGACGTGGTCCCTGGTCGCCTTCTGCACCGTCGTCACCGTGACCCTGCTGCTCTGCGTCATCGCGGGCCCCGACCGCGACGACCTCGACGAGTTCTACACCGGGTACCGCTCGCTGTCCCCGATGCGCAACGGTCTCGCCATCGCGGGCGACTACATCTCCGCGGCCACCGTCCTCACCATCGGAGGCGTCATCGCGCTGTGCGGCTACGACGGTGTCGTGCTCGCCCTCAGCACCCTGCTGTCCCTGCTGCTCCTGATGTTCCTGCTGGCCGAACCCCTGCGGAACACCGGCCGGTTCACTCCGGGGGACGCCATCGCCAGGCGCATGCCCGGACGCGCCGTGCGCATCACGACGTGCGTCGTGACCATCGCCTCTCTGATGCCGATGATGCTGGTCCAGCTCGCCAGCACCGGCCAGCTGCTCGCCTTCATCCTCGGTTTCAGCAGCGCCACCATGAAGACCGGATGTGTCATCGGGGTGGGCGGGCTGATGATCACCTACGCGGCCATCGGCGGGATGAAGGGCACCGCCCTCATCCAGATCCTGAAGATGGTCATGCTCCTCGGCTCGGGCGCCGTGGTCGCGGTCCTGATGCTCCGCGCGTTCGCCTGGGACCCGGGAGAGCTGTTCCGCAGAGCCGCCGAACGCAGCGGCGCGGGCTCGGCGTTCCTGCGCTCCGGCCTGCAGTTCGCCGGAGGTCCGCACGCGGGCCTGGACATGGTCAGCACCCAGTTCGCCATCGTGCTCGGCGGCGCCTGTCTCCCCCATGTCACCATGCGCATGTTCACGGCGGACAGCGCACGGCAGGTCCGCCGCTCGATGTCCTGGGCGGTGTCGTCGGTGGCCCTGTTCATGCTGGTCATCACCATCGTCGCGACCGGGGCGACCGCGCTCCTCGGCCGGTCCGGGATCACCGCGGCCGACCCGCGCGGCAACACGGCCTACCTCGTGGGCTCCCGCGCGGTGTTCGGGACGCACGTCACGCGGGCCGAGACCTTCCTGTTCACCACCGTCACGGCGGCGATCTTCCTGACCCTGCTCGCGTCGGTCGCGAGCATGATCCTGGCCTGCGCCAACTCCCTGGCCCACGACGTCTACGCGAGCCGCGCCACCCGTCATTCACCGGTACGGGAAATGACCGTCGCCCGAATCTCCGCGCTCGCCGTCGGAATACCGACGATCGTGCTCGCCGGTCTCATCCAGCACCGCAGTCTCCAGCCCCTGGCGACGCTGTCCTTCTGTCTGGCCGCCTCGGCCATCGCCCCCGCGCTGATCTACAGCCTGTTCTGGCGCCGCTACACCCGTACCGGTCTGCTGAGCACGCTCATCGGCGGCTCGCTCACCGTCCTCGTCCTGATGCCCGGCACCCGGCTGGTCTCCGGGACACCCATGGCGGCCTTCCCTCAGGCCGACTTCAACTGGTTCCCGTTCACCACGACCGGGCTGGTGTCCATCCCCGTGGGCTTCGCGTTCGGCTGGCTCGGCACGATGTTCTCGGGACGCCGTGAGACACAGCGGCGAAAGAGGGACTACGAGCGGATCGAGGCCAGAATCCTGGCCGGCCCGGAGCCCAGGCCGAGATGACATCGCCCGCCCAGGGCCTGTCGAACTGGGCCTAGTTGCAGGCAGCACGTTTCCTGATGTTAGGTTTGGCTTACCTTACTGAACGGAACTCGCTGTTCCGTAACTCTGCGCTGCCCCCGAGCGGGCGGACAAGGACGACCTCCAGTGCGCTTCGACCCGTCGCCGTTCGCCCGCGGCACGCACCCTCGGACACGCGTCGCGTGACCGTCTCCCCGCCGAAACCCGCCGACGCCACACGCGTCCGCCGCCGTCACGGCAGGCCCGCACTGAGTGCGGGCCTGCTCGCCGCGGCCCTGGTACTGGCCGCCGTGAGCGTGCTCAGCCTCGCCGTGGGTTCCGGCGACGTGGCTCTGCACGACGTGGTCGCCGGGGTCTTCAGCCCCGACCGTTCCGTCCACGGCCAGATGGTCGTCCAGGAGGTCCGCCTCCCGCGCACGTTCGCCGGGCTGCTCGCCGGATCGGCGCTCGGCGTCGCCGGTGCCCTGATGCAGGGCGTCGCCCGCAACCCCCTGGCGGATCCCGGTCTGTTGGGCGTCAACGCGGGTGCCTCCGTCACCGTCGTCTTCGCCATCAGCGTCCTGTCGCTGACCGAACCCGCGCAGTACATCTGGTTCGGCTTTCTCGGAGCGTGCGTGGCCGCCGTACTCGTCCACGGCATCGGCAGTCTGGGCCGCGAGGGCGCCACACCGGTGAAACTGGCCCTCGCCGGAGCGGCCACCACCGCTGTACTCGGCTCCCTGACCAGCGCCATGCTGCTCAGGGACAGCCGGACCTTCGACCAGTTCCGGTTCTGGCAGGTGGGCGCGCTCAACGGCCGTGACATCGATGTCCTGTGGCAGGCGCTGCCCTTCGTCGCCGTCGGCGGAGTGCCGGCCCTGCTCCTCGGTCCCTCCCTCAACGCCCTCGCACTCGGCGACGACATCGCGCGCGGCCTGGGACAGCGCATCGTCGCGATGCGGCTGGCCGGCGCCGCGAGTGTCGTCCTGCTCTGCGGTGCCGCGACGGCGATCGCGGGGCCGATCGGCTTCCTCGGCCTGGCGGTTCCGCACGCGGCACGCCTGATCACCGGCCCCGACTACAAGTGGATCCTCCCCTACAGCGCACTGCTGGCACCGGCTCTGCTGCTCTTCGCGGACGTCGTGGGGCGACTGATCGCGCGCCCCGGTGAGGTGCAGGTCGGTGTGATCACCGCCGCGCTGGGCGCCGTCCCCTTCGTCCTCCTCGTCCGCCGCCGGAACGTGGTCGAACTGTGAACCGTACGACGCCCTCCGGGGCAGCCGGGGCGCCCTCCGGACACTGCGCGCCGACCGGCACGACCGCTGTGGCCGGTACAGCCCACGTGGCCGGTACCACCCCCACGGCCGGTACGGCCGACACGAGGGGCACGCCCGGCTCGACAGGCGGCCCGGCCGGTACGAGTGACACGTCCGGCCGGCTCTCCCCCGCCGCCACGCACGACGCCGTGGCCCGGCTCGTGCGCGTCAGGCGCCGCGGGCAGGCCCGCCGCACCCTCGTGAGCGGCGTCCTGCTGGCCGTCGTCCTCGCGGCGCTCGCCCTGTCCCTCACCACCGGCGACTTCGTCATCCCGCTCGCCGACGTCCTCGCCACCCTGGCCGGGGGCGGTGACGGGGGAACGCAGTTCGTCGTCCTCGAACTGCGCCTGCCGCGAGCCCTGCTGGCACTCCTGGTCGGCATCTGCTTCGGCCTCTCGGGAGCGGTGTTCCAGGGTCTGCTGCGCAACCCGCTGGCCAGCCCCGACGTCATCGGCGTCAGCGCCGGGGCCAGCGCGGCGGCCGTCCTGGCGAGCATGGTCCTCGACCTGAGCGGGATCGCCCTGTCGGCGGTCGCCCTGGTGGGCGCGCTGCTGACCGGCGCCGCCGTGTATCTGCTGGCCTGGCGCAAGGGTGTCTCCGGCTACCGCCTGGTCCTCGTCGGCATCGGCATCGGTACGGGCCTGTCGAGCGTCGTCTCGTACGTCATGACGCGGTCGGACGTCACCGAGGCCCAGAACGCCTTCCTCTGGCTGACCGGCAGTCTCAACGGCCGTTCCTGGACCCACTTCTGGCCCCTGTTCGGCGGCGCGGTCCTGCTGCTGCCCCTGGCCCTGGTGGCCGCGCGGGCCCTCCCGGCGCTGCAGCTGGGCGACGAGGCCGCCGGGGGTCTGGGGGCGCGCGTCGAGCACAGCCGACTCGCCATGCTGGCCTGCGCGACCGCCCTCGCCGGGCTGGCGACGGCGGCCGCCGGGCCCGTCGGCTTCGTCGCCTTCGTGTCCCCGCCCATCGCCCGGCGCCTGCTCCCCGGTCAGGGCGCGGCCCTGGTGCCCGCTGCCCTGGTCGGCGCCGCGCTGGTCCTCCTCTCCGACTACGCGGCCCGACACCTCATCCCCGGTACGCAGTTGCCGGTGGGGATCGTGACCAGCCTCGTCGGTGCGCCGTACCTGCTGTGGCTGCTCGCGCGCGCCAACCGCGTGGGCAGGGGCGGCTGACCGTGACACGACCCTCAGACGAAGGTTCCGGCGAGGTCCGTGAACCGCTCGGCACCCTCAAGGAGACGACGGTGACCTCCCCGCACGCCCCGCACACCCTCCAGGCCCGGGACCTCACGCTCGGATACGGAGAGCGCGAGATCATCTCCGGGCTCGACGTCGACCTGCCACCAGGCCGGATCACCTGCGTCGTGGGCCCCAACGCCTGTGGCAAGTCCACGCTGTTGCGCTCGATGGCACGGCTGCTGGTGCCGTCGGCGGGGGCCGTTCTCCTCGACGGGCGCAGCATCCAGGAGCTGCCCACCCGCCAGGTGGCCGCGACCCTGGGCGTCCTGCCGCAGTCCCCGGTGGCGCCCGAGGCCATCACCGTCGCCGATCTGGTCGGCCGGGGCCGTTATCCGCACCAGGGGTGGTTCCGGCGCTGGACGACGTCCGACTCCGAGGCCGTCGCCGCCGCCATGCTCGCCACCGACGTCCTCGACCTCGCCGACCGGCCCCTGGACGAGCTCTCCGGCGGGCAGCGCCAGCGCGTCTGGATCGCCATGGCCCTGGCCCAGGAGACCGACATCCTGCTGCTGGACGAGCCCACCACCTATCTCGACATCAGCCACCAGCTGGATGTGCTGGACCTGCTGACCGACCTCAACCGGCAGCGCGGTGTCACCCTCGCCGTCGTCCTGCACGATCTCAACCTCGCGTGCCGGTACGCCGACCACCTCATCGCGATGAAGGACGGCCGCGTCGTCGCGGAGGGCACCCCGACCGCGATCGTCACCGAGGAACTGGTGCACGAGGTGTTCGGGCTGCGCAGCGCGGTCGTCCCGGACCCGGCGTCGGCCACACCCCTGATCGTTCCGATGGGGCGGCACCACATCACGGCGCCGCAGCAGGCCGGCGGCGTCCCACTCGCCTCGTCCTCCTGAACCTCCGTCCCCCTGAACTCACCTTTTCCTGAACCCAGTTCTCCGAATCCACGTCAGCCTCCACCCCCCGTCCCTCCTGCCCTGTCGAGCACTCCTGTGCGCCTCCCGGAAAGAGCACCCACCATGTCCCCTCGCCCCGCCGACTCCGGCTCCCGACGCCGCACCGGCCCTCTGCGCCTGCTGACCGGCGCCCTCGCGCTCACCCTGATGGGCGCGCTGGCCGCCTGCGGTTCGTCCGACGACTCCGGCACCCAGGACAGCGCCGCCCAGAAGTCCGACGGCTCGTTCCCCGCGAAGGTGGCCACCAAGTTCGGGACGGTCACCGTGGACGAAGCGCCCAAGCGCGTGGTGGCGCTCGGGTGGGGAGACGCCGAGGCCGCACTCTCGCTCGGGGTGCAGCCGGTCGGGGCCAGCGACTGGCTCGCCTTCGGCGGCGAGGGCGTCGGCCCGTGGGCCAAGGGCCTCTACGACAAGAGCCCGCAGAAGATAGGCACGCTGGAGCCCGAGTACGAGAAGATCGCGGCCCTCAGGCCCGACCTGATCCTGGACACCAAGTCCAGCGGCGACCAGACGCGTTACGACACCCTGAGCAAGATCGCACCGACGGTCGGGGTGCCGAAGGGCGGCGACCAGTACAAGATCTCCTGGGAGAAGCAGACCACCATGGTCGCCCAGGCTCTCGGCCGCAGCGACGAAGGCAAGCAGCTGATCACCGAGACGGAGCAGAAGTTCACCGACGCCGCCGAGGCGCACCCCGAGTTCGAGGACAAGACGATCACGCTCGGTTCACGGACCGCCTCCGCCTGGGGCGCGTACGTGCGCGGCACCGGCCGGGTCGACTTCGTGGAGCGGCTCGGGTTCCGCAACAACCCGGCCGTCGAGGCCAAGGCCGGGTCCGCGTTCTCCGTGCCCGTCTCTGAGGAGAACCTCCAGCTCCTCGACGCCGGCCTCACCGTCATGGCGCCCATCGGCGTCACCGCGAAGAAGATCAGCTCGGATCCCCTCTTCAAGGCCGTGCCGTCCGTGAAGAAGGGCCACTCCGTCGTCTTCGACGACCAGAACATCAGCTCGGCCTTCGCGATGGACTCCGTACTGTCGGTCGACTACGCGCTGGAGAAGGTCGTTCCGCTGTTCTCGAAGGCGCTGAAGTAGCGCCTGGTCAGGCCTGGTCGGTCTCGGGCGCCCACACCCGGTCCGCGTAGTCGGCGAAGTTGCGTCCGAGGATCTTCTCGATGCGTTCGGAGCGGTATCCGCGCCGCTCCAGAAGACGGATCAGCTCCCGGAACTGGTCCACCCCGCGCAGGTCGAGTACGAAGGGGAGCGTGTCGGCGCGCTCCCCCGCCGCGCCGACCCCGGCCTCGCGGCGCAGTGCCACGTGCTCGGCGAGATCCGCGCGGTAGGCGTCGAGGTCGTCGATCGCGGTGACGGGCCCGTCGGTGCCGATGCCGACATGGTCCTCACCGCACACGTTCACGGCGTGGTCGATGTGCTCGACGACGTCCGCGGCCGTCGCATGACCGGAGAGGTCGAGGAACGGCATGAAGTAGATGCCCACGAACCCCCCGCGCGAGGCGACCAGCCGCAGTTCCTCGTCGGTCTTGTTGCGCGGCAGGTCGGCGAGCGCCCGGCAGCCGGTGTGGTTGATCGACACGGGCGTACGGGAGAGAGCCGCGGCCTCCAGGCAGGTGCGCTCCCCGCTGTGCGAGAGGTCGACCATCAGGTGGTGTTCGCCGAGCGCCTCGACGACGGAACGGCCGAAGTCGCTCAGGCCCCGGTTGGCCGGCGCCATGGAACCGTCGCCGATGTGGTTGGCCTGGTTGTAGGTGAGTTGCACGACGCGCACGCCCAGTTCGGCGAACGTGGCGACGCGACCGGTGTCCTCGCCGACCGCGACGGCGTTCTGGAAGCCGTAGATGACACCGATCCGGCCCGACTCCCGTGCCCGGTGGAGGTCGGCGGCCGTGCGGACCTCCATCAGGTCCGCCGCGTGGTCCCGCACGATCCCGTCCCAGACGGCGATCTCGTGGAGCGTGTGCTCGTACGGAGGCAGATCGCCCATGGTGTAGCCGAGGGTGATGTTGACCGCGGTGAGACCCGAGGCGTGGGCGTCCGCCAAGGTGCGCGCGTCGATGGTGAGTTGCTCACTGCTGGGGTTGAGTTGTGCGGCGGCCTCGGCCGACCGGGGCGCGTTCGGGTTGTCGAGCTGCCCGAGCGCGTTGATGATCATGGGGGTGGAGGTCATCGGGCTTCCTCGTGCTCGGCGCGGGCGGGCTCTGCGGCACTGGACCGTGCGTCCTGCGGCCGTGCCGCCCGGGAGTGGGCCGCGTCGTACGCGGCGCGCTCGTAGCGTCGGCCGCGCTTGACGGTCAGGGTGACGCTGCGCAGGTGGTCGATGTCGAGCAGCGGATTCTCGTCCAGGACGACGAAGTTGGCGAGCTTGCCGGGCTCGACACTGCCCATGAGGTCCTCGGCGCCGGCGCTCCGGGCACCGATCAGCGTAGCCGAGCGCAGCACCTCCTCGGGCGGCATGCCGCAGCGGCGCACCAGGAACGCCAGCTCCTCGAACAACGCGGGGAACGGCTCCCCGGGATCGGTCTCGTAGTCGGTGCCCGTCGAGAGGTCCACACCGGCGCGGTACGCCTGAGCCGTGACGTGCGCGGCGAGCCTCGAGTTGGCACGCGCGCGTGCGGCGTCCTCGGGCCCCTCCCCCGCCGGCTCGTCGCTCTCCCACATACCGGCGGTCGCGTCGAGAACGGTTCCGCGGCGGCACATCAGCGCGAAGAGTTCGTCGAGGTGCGGATCGTCCTCGGCGGCGAACCGCCGGTGGTCGACCTTCGGTTTGTTCTTGTACGTGGTCAAGGGCTCGTCGGCGCCCTCGAAGGCGAGCAGCGTGACATGGGAGACGCTGTCGACACCGGCCTCGACGACCTGTCGGGGTGTCGCGGGGAAGACGGCCGCGTGGGCCCAGACTGGGATGCCCTGGCGGTGCGCCTCGGCGGTGATCGCGGCGACCGTGCGGTGGTCGAGGTCGGCGTAGACCTTGATGGCGGCGGCGTGCGTGCCGCGCGCCAGAGCCACCGCCACACGCAGGTCCGTGTCCGGTGTGACGGCCTGCATCCACGGCACGGCGCCCGGGATCTCCCCCTGGGAGACCTGGTGGGTGCGCGGGTCGTCGAAGAAGCCCGGCCCCGCCATCAGCGCGGCGTAGCGGATGTCCGGCCCCGGGATCTCGCCGACGAGGGTGGCCCGCGCGAGGTCGCCCACCTGCCGCAGGTCGTCGGCCATGTCGCGGATCGCCGTGACGCCGCTGTGCACGAGGCGGTCCAGCACCGCCTCGGCGACGGGCCGGTCGGGCGGGGTCGCGATGTGCTGGTGGGAGTCGATCAGGCCCGGCATGACGAAGCGTCCGCCGAGGTCGTGGACGCGCGCGTCGGCGGGCAGGGAGGCGGCGATGTCGACGTCGTCACCGACCGCCCTGATCGTCGCGCCGTCGACGACGATCGACGTCGAGGGCCGGGGCGCCCGTCCGGTTCCGTCGAAGAGCGTGGCGCCGCGATACACGGTCACCGTGCCCTCGGGCGGCGGGGCGTGCGGGGTCGGCGCTCCCGGAGCCTCGTTCGTCATCGTCACCTCTCGCTCAGCCTTGCCACGCAGGTTGTTACGCTCTACGCAACACATGTAACGTCTCTTGCAACATGCGTCACCGTACGCCGCCGTACCCCGACGCCACAAGGAGTGGTCGGACTTGCCCGAAGCACCCCGAACCGCGGTGGACAAGGCCCTGGACCTGGTCGAGGCCGTCTCGCGGTCCCCGCGTCCACCGCGCCTGACCGACCTGGCCGAGGAGGTCGGACTGCACCGCGCGACCGCCTACCGCGTCCTCCTCGATCTCGTACGCCGCGGATGGGTGCTGCGAGCCGGTGACCGCTATCTGCCCGGCACCGCGGTGCTCCAGATGTCGTCGTCCGC is a genomic window of Streptomyces sp. NBC_00414 containing:
- a CDS encoding iron-siderophore ABC transporter substrate-binding protein, which translates into the protein MSPRPADSGSRRRTGPLRLLTGALALTLMGALAACGSSDDSGTQDSAAQKSDGSFPAKVATKFGTVTVDEAPKRVVALGWGDAEAALSLGVQPVGASDWLAFGGEGVGPWAKGLYDKSPQKIGTLEPEYEKIAALRPDLILDTKSSGDQTRYDTLSKIAPTVGVPKGGDQYKISWEKQTTMVAQALGRSDEGKQLITETEQKFTDAAEAHPEFEDKTITLGSRTASAWGAYVRGTGRVDFVERLGFRNNPAVEAKAGSAFSVPVSEENLQLLDAGLTVMAPIGVTAKKISSDPLFKAVPSVKKGHSVVFDDQNISSAFAMDSVLSVDYALEKVVPLFSKALK
- a CDS encoding dipeptidase, whose translation is MTSTPMIINALGQLDNPNAPRSAEAAAQLNPSSEQLTIDARTLADAHASGLTAVNITLGYTMGDLPPYEHTLHEIAVWDGIVRDHAADLMEVRTAADLHRARESGRIGVIYGFQNAVAVGEDTGRVATFAELGVRVVQLTYNQANHIGDGSMAPANRGLSDFGRSVVEALGEHHLMVDLSHSGERTCLEAAALSRTPVSINHTGCRALADLPRNKTDEELRLVASRGGFVGIYFMPFLDLSGHATAADVVEHIDHAVNVCGEDHVGIGTDGPVTAIDDLDAYRADLAEHVALRREAGVGAAGERADTLPFVLDLRGVDQFRELIRLLERRGYRSERIEKILGRNFADYADRVWAPETDQA
- a CDS encoding amidohydrolase family protein, which encodes MTNEAPGAPTPHAPPPEGTVTVYRGATLFDGTGRAPRPSTSIVVDGATIRAVGDDVDIAASLPADARVHDLGGRFVMPGLIDSHQHIATPPDRPVAEAVLDRLVHSGVTAIRDMADDLRQVGDLARATLVGEIPGPDIRYAALMAGPGFFDDPRTHQVSQGEIPGAVPWMQAVTPDTDLRVAVALARGTHAAAIKVYADLDHRTVAAITAEAHRQGIPVWAHAAVFPATPRQVVEAGVDSVSHVTLLAFEGADEPLTTYKNKPKVDHRRFAAEDDPHLDELFALMCRRGTVLDATAGMWESDEPAGEGPEDAARARANSRLAAHVTAQAYRAGVDLSTGTDYETDPGEPFPALFEELAFLVRRCGMPPEEVLRSATLIGARSAGAEDLMGSVEPGKLANFVVLDENPLLDIDHLRSVTLTVKRGRRYERAAYDAAHSRAARPQDARSSAAEPARAEHEEAR